One segment of Toxoplasma gondii ME49 chromosome VI, whole genome shotgun sequence DNA contains the following:
- a CDS encoding hypothetical protein (encoded by transcript TGME49_240050), with translation MQAETSKQGGAASRALQPSAFAATRESFAVSSAFFDEDESPVAACLNILGRTLALPLPPHTGSAEGTVSLAETNSTPPRSRMLLEPSTAASPVSSFRAAGSPPSRSSRPPSAEGVRGRWRARRLALGPALGFSWPAPRRPSCVAPDFLAVCLSPSLGSPSQELTSQFFVLDSVMQATAGLCAPVPLPLSPSAALFFDPSIRCALHPPAAPVCCAPPSRPAAAAQAWSEQKPAAKKEKEKEEESQHRGVDAALKQLFGPCVLLPPCVVALPLHAPCVLIDRAPAATPAFASLFFPPFFSSSVLSPGQCLLPAGVPELAHTGGRPPEGMHARMPTRAPGDFLRLLRNAPKPSELSGGRERHWGSRTSSRGSASTSSSCPATQNADAGRESSEESETEAEKALEMLDDEFSTPATPGCPFHAAFVAALRAALSRWMMQSPASKQTVSPPGARVVSPADQTGAGQGGQTPDAVDPRGVHVSVVIPHLFLTFKSGRLTTIASLLQNGYQKRALNRLRRSASPSSSPSSSASSSSLASSSLASSSLCSSVSSSVSSSSQVVESGGAEKREALGTRLLSRVSREKEREGKEKRDRTEGLPPTAWLPLAYAFQRGVREREAECGEEREGERGRRRERSEDLSEALKHDILMNQRYVHGVVLASYLEVYLLPKVTKSSSLSSSIPSSVVFPSHAKDQFDLEKKNLFWAGDLVDVTVVGGTFGAEALRGLQRKFRHGDLGLSEFVSLAVETTRSRFARLAMWIVPLPFESLFLANQLRTAHFSTLLVEASVLAATGHASRALALFHAAFRCACRPSLDQAAPLSRPLSPFSSRLATSPSLSSSRSSSLSSRSPLSSSPLSSSLSSSPALSSSSSASFRAAVAAETEAAFDWRGCPPLATMVFAWRGAFSQWLREEGSRLRALRRSIDALETELRESCEAEQTAERRLGPWWRSEQTQAVCTAKKVAKKNIESCIIVCCEVYDVAEMLLEPREVSGKQTTNSWTPVVALLASLQGEALDFVSELLWLFPAEFLTEEVKEKISHRLAATPRARGSFGCGPERPAPRQRPVSFSTFGRLAMVPNRLAASPEAASASSPSRAGAATSPGVRCGGSRSGEEKRLFLDESLAAAVASFLGVADWAEASGGKQGKPGDTGQTKEGEDADRLWRLVLVQAATAFERAHAAAVRLNSEDTCRWEAALSVASFLAYSVRLPVAAAGLLEAYLPNAASSSACCSLACAMLIEQTRRFHALCSSRVVLLHFRVKAQSLLSLAPAAARQAAQGAPAVKTQPGWRVSALSAAGLSPGPSALKVTRKETDRQRIANEARRRDTHAGADLEASQRPGAPLQNPSSFSHLLVAPFSSCLVSEAPAMHRSALAPGYLPSPNSRKLDGSLRGEALVAAGGLDAQLAVDFPAVPPSPHSSLAPSRRPASRSASEDAQLRAETNAVEKKLAREEKTTFGLFNESFSRGFVSSNPNACMLQRAPAPPVDCSAYLPSEEARPRCDSEAVKRADARLLEACPEVEHSDLPLRGAGGKPRENHQSCRRELKKAHADEERNVDEQGKKDEEREVDAACVFECVQERGDEERFPSRSFPSSTFASSPQVPCQGGRDSGLSCLGESREKDKESLPGSSRAQVAGACTQPTSRRGYGADPGDQVRLFEFLKLHVGAPCRYFRWIGGSRLLSRDAEDANPTGESEGRLGEEGREQVQFITGCVVPGVSARSREGEDREARCISSPEREKRRHTAGAGACLSRQMSSPSAGTPGVCKTCSTLLSDLREERQLASSRAKRAMRRWSLDLASRLPGAVEAVQPLGSVPLLLAQALGVVVPRTAGPLVGLGRHSPLGCGAHSLSARHGRGEATQRPDSADRSEEVTDRGSKRLFWACRSWEGLECLVHAEEREN, from the exons atgcaggccgAAACAAGCAAGCAGGGCGGCGCCGCCTCGCGCGCCCTGCAGCCGAGCGCCTTCGCAGCGACGCGCGAGTCCTTCGCCGTCAGTTCAGCTTTTTTCGACGAAGATGAGTCGCCTGTCGCAGCCTGTCTGAACATCTTGGGGAGGACCCTcgcgctgcctctgcctccccaCACAGGCAGTGCTGAAGGGACAGTTAGCCTGGCGGAGACAAATTCAACGCCTCCAAGAAGTCGAATGCTCCTCGAACCTTCGACTGCGGCATCTCCTGTCTCGAGTTTCCGCGCGGCTGGCTCTCCGCCTTCCCGCTCTTCTCGGCCTCCATCCGCGGAAGGCGTTCGAGGCCGGTGGCGCGCGCGGCGCCTGGCGCTCGGACCTGCTTTGGGATTTTCTTGGCCGGCGCCGCGGAGGCCCTCGTGTGTCGCTCCCGACTTCTTGGCTGTAtgcttgtctccttcacTCGGCTCGCCGAGCCAAGAGTTGACGTCTcagttcttcgtcctcgacaGCGTCATGCAGGCGACTGCAGGTCTCTGCGCCCCCGTTCccttgcctctttctccctctgcagctctcttcttcgatccGTCCATCCGCTGCGCTCTCCACCCGCCTGCGGCGCCGGTCTGCTGCGCGCCGCCGTCGCGTCCGGCAGCCGCCGCGCAAGCCTGGTCTGAGCAGAAGccggcggcgaagaaggagaaggagaaggaggaggagagccAGCATCGGGGCGTCGACGCGGCATTGAAGCAGCTCTTCGGTCCCTGCGTCCTCCTCCCGCCctgcgtcgtcgctctccctctgcatgcgccctgCGTCCTCATCGACCGGGCACCCGCTGCGACGCCggccttcgcgtctctcttcttccctccgttcttctcttcttccgtcctcTCTCCAGGGCAGTGCCTTCTTCCTGCCGGAGTCCCCGAGCTGGCTCACACCGGTGGACGTCCACCCGAgggcatgcatgcgcgcatgcCTACGCGCGCGCCCGGCgactttctgcgtctcctgcggAACGCGCCGAAGCCGAGCGAGCTCTCCGGCGGCCGCGAGAGGCACTGGGGGTCGAGGACGAGCAGTCGAGGCTCCGCATCCACTTCGAGTTCTTGTCCTGCGACGCAGAACGCAGATGCGGGGAGGGAGAGTTccgaggagagcgaaacagaggcCGAGAAGGCTCTGGAGATGCTCGACGACGAATTCTCGACTCCCGCGACGCCAGGATGCCCATTCCACGCCGCGTTTGTCGCCGCCCTCAGAGCCGCTCTCTCAAGGTGGATGATGCAGTCTCCGGCGTCGAAGCAGACGGTTTCGCCTCCGGGGGCGAGAGTCGTTTCGCCTGCAGACCAGACCGGCGCTGGCCAAGGTGGACAGACTCCCGACGCTGTCGACCCTCGAGGCGTCCACGTCTCTGTCGTCATTCCCCATCTTTTCCTCACCTTCAAAAGCGGACGCCTCACCACCATCGCCAGTCTCCTGCAAAACGGATATCAAAAACGAGCTCTCAATCGTCTTAGACGATCCgcctctccatcttcgtctccctcttcttctgcctcgtcttcttctctcgcttcttcttctctcgcttcttcttctctctgttcttctgtctcttcttctgtctcgtcttcttctcaagTGGTGGAGAGTGGAGgcgcggagaagcgcgaggctCTGGGGACAAGGTTGCTGTCGCGGGTGtcgcgggagaaagagagagagggaaaggagaagagagaccggACGGAGGGACTCCCGCCGACGGCCTGGCTGCCGCTCGCGTACGCGTTTCAGCGAGGagttcgagagagagaagccgaatgcggagaggaacgcgaaggcgagagaggacgtcgaagagagaggtcgGAAGATCTCTCTGAAGCTCTCAAGCACGATATCCTCATGAATCAAAGATACGTTCACGGAGTCGTCCTCGCTTCGTACCTGGAAGTTTATCTCCTCCCCAAAGTAACCAAaagctcttctctttcttcttctatCCCTTCGTCCGTTGTATTTCCTTCGCATGCGAAAGATCAGTTTGacctggaaaaaaagaatcTGTTCTGGGCAGGAGACTTGGTCGACGTGACTGTGGTTGGTGGTACGTTCGGCGCGGAGGCGCTTCGAGGACTCCAGAGAAAATTTCGACACGGTGACCTCGGTCTTAGCGAATTTGTCAGTCTCGCTGTGGAA ACGACGCGCTCGCGGTTCGCGCGCCTCGCCATGTGGATCGTTCCACTCCCCTTTgagtcgctcttcctcgcaaATCAACTTAGGACCGCC cATTTTTCGACGCTGTTGGTGGAGGCGTCGGTCCTCGCGGCAACTGGCCATGCCAGCCGAGCTCTTGCGCTCTTCCACGCGGCCTTTCGCTGTGCTTGTCGCCCCAGCCTCGACCaagctgctcctctctctcgtcctctctcccccttctcttcccgACTCGCaacctctccttctctctcttcctctcgttcttcttctctctcttctcgttctcctctctcttcttctcctctctcttcttcgctctcttcttcccccgcgctgtcctcttcttcctctgcgtcgttccGCGCTGCCGTCGCCGCAGAGACCGAGGCTGCGTTTGATTGGCGAGGATGCCCTCCCCTCGCGACGATGGTGTTCGCGTGGAGAGGAGCGTTCTCCCAGTGGCTGCGCGAGGAAGGTAGTCGCCTGCGCGCTCTCCGAAGAAGCATCGACGCGCTGGAGACAGAACTCCGCGAGTCCTGCGAGGCTGAACAGACGGCCGAGCGCCGCCTCGGACCCTGGTGGCGCTCAGAGCAGACCCAGGCAGTGTGTACAGCCAAAAAAGTCGCAAAGAAAAACATTGAAAG CTGCATCATCGTCTGCTGCGAAGTCTACGACGTAGCAGAGATGCTCTTGGAGCCTCGGGAAGTATCTGGAAAGCAG ACAACGAACTCGTGGACGCCCGTGGTGGCGCTgctggcgtctctccagGGCGAGGCCTTGGATTTCGTCTCTGAGCTTCTGTGGCTGTTCCCTGCCGAGTTCCTCACGGAAGAAGTCAAGGAAAAAATATCGCAT AGACTCGCAGCAACTCCCCGCGCGCGCGGCTCCTTCGGGTGCGGCCCGGAGCGGCCGGCGCCGCGCCAgcgccctgtctccttttcgacTTTCGGCAGGCTCGCGATGGTCCCCAACCGTCTTGCGGCTTCCCCCGAAGcggcctctgcgtcctcgccttctcgcgctgGCGCAGCGACCAGTCCGGGGGTCCGTTGCGGCGGCTCTCGTTccggcgaggagaaaaggctGTTTCTCGACGAATCGCTCGCTGCCGCTGTGGCGTCGTTTCTGGGCGTCGCGGACTGGGCAGAAGCCAGCGGAGGGAAGCAGGGAAAACCTGGAGACACTGGGCAGACtaaagaaggcgaggacgcagacagGCTCTGGCGCCTCGTCCTTGTGCAGGCCGCGACTGCCTTTgagcgcgcgcatgcagcggctgTTCGGCTTAACAGCGAGGACACTTGCAG gtggGAAGCGGCGCTCTCGGTCGCGAGTTTCCTCGCCTACTCCGTCCGACTTCCTGTCGCGGCAGCTGGGCTCTTGGAGGCGTATCTCCCGAATgccgcctcgtcctcggcGTGCTGCTCTCTTGCATGCGCGATGCTGATAGAGCAGACCAGGCGCTTCCAcgctctctgttcctcccGCGTCGTTCTGCTTCACTTCCGGGTGAAGGCCCagagtctcctttctctcgcgccggCCGCGGCGCGTCAAGCTGCGCAAGGCGCGCCTGCAGTCAAAACTCAGCCAGGTTGGCGAGTCTCCGCCCTGTCTGCAGCGGGGCTGTCTCCTGGTCCCTCGGCCTTGAAGGTGACTCgcaaagaaacagacagacagaggatCGCAAACGAGGCAAGACGCCGAGACACCCATGCAGGCGCGGACTTGGAAGCGTCTCAGCGCCCCGGCGCGCCTCTGCAGAACCCAAGCAGCTTCTCTCACCTTTTGGTAGCGCCTTTCTCGAG CTGTCTCGTCTCGGAGGCACCTGCGATGCATCGAAGCGCGCTGGCGCCGGGGtatcttccttctccgaaCTCCCGCAAACTGGATGGTTCTTTGCGCGGAGAAGCATTGGTTGCGGCGGGTGGTCTCGACGCACAACTCGCTGTCGATTTCCCCGCCGTGCCGCCCTCGCCtcactcttctcttgctccaTCGCGGCGCCCGGCCTCGCGCTCGGCGTCCGAAGACGCGCAGTTGAGGGCCGAGACGAATGCAGTCGAAAAAAAGCTTgctcgagaagagaagacaaccTTTGGACTCTTCAACGAGTCCTTTTCGCGGGGGTTTGTGTCGTCTAATCccaatgcatgcatgctgcAGCGCGCGCCTGCTCCCCCGGTCGACTGCTCGGCCTATCTCCCCTCAGAGGAAGCGCGGCCGCGGTGTGATAGCGAGGCTGTGAAGAGAGCCGATGCTAGGCTACTGGAAGCTTGTCCAGAAGTGGAACACTCCGACCTCCCTCTCCGAGGCGCGGGAGGGAAACCAAGAGAAAACCACCAGAGTTGCaggagagaattgaagaaGGCACACGCAGACGAGGAACGAAATGTAGATgaacaaggaaagaaggacgaggagagagaggtcgaTGCCGCTTGTGTTTTCGAGTGCGTccaagaaagaggagacgaggaacgcTTTCCTAGTCGGTCGTTCCCCAGCTCGACTTTCGCCTCGAGTCCACAGGTCCCTTGCCAGGGAGGCCGAGACTCTGGGCTTTCTTGTTTGGGAGagtcgcgagaaaaagacaaggagagtTTGCCAGGATCTTCTCGCGCTCAGGTGGctggtgcatgcactcagCCAACGAGTAGACGCGGCTACGGCGCAGATCCAGGAGACCAAGTGAGGCTCTTTGAGTTCTTGAAGCTCCACGTTGGAGCACCCTGTCGATACTTCCGGTGGATCGGCGGCAGCAGACTGCTGTCGCGCGACGCCGAGGATGCGAATCCGACAGGGgaaagcgagggaagactgggcgaggaagggagagagcaaGTTCAATTTATCACTGGCTGTGTGGTGCCAGGCGTATCGGCGAGAAGTCGTGAGGGGGAGGACCGAGAAGCCCGCTGTATCTCTTCCccggagcgagagaaaaggcgacacaCTGCAGGCGCAGGAGCATGTCTGTCTCGACAAATGTCTTCGCCCTCGGCAGGGACGCCCGGCGTCTGCAAAACCTGTTCGACGCTTCTCTCGGACctaagagaagaaagacaactCGCTTCGTCGCGTGCTAAGCGAGCCATGCGACGGTGGAGCCTCGACCTCGCCTCCCGCCTTCCTGGAGCCGTCGAGGCCGTACAGCCTCTGGGGTCTGTGCCGCTCCTGCTCGCTCAGGCGCTCGGCGTCGTCGTCCCTCGGACTGCCGGACCGCTAGTTGGGCTCGGGCGCCACAGCCCCCTGGGCTGTGGCGCCCATTCTCTCTCCGCGAGACACGGCCGCGGCGAGGCGACCCAGCGGCCGGACTCGGCGGACCGCAGTGAAGAGGTCACAGACCGCGGCTCCAAGAGACTGTTCTGGGCTTGCAGGAGCTGGGAGGGGCTGGAGTGTCTAGTCCAtgcagaggaacgcgaaaACTAA
- a CDS encoding hypothetical protein (encoded by transcript TGME49_240060), producing MRWCAPGETIEKQNQMEVGEPPQISGREAGVLAGAPLGARDGFRSSTSSCCHALRFRRSGPYVFSCLAVGLIAISCAPESLCFEASLPFLLAGLAGSEAIADGGPLAVYARTVTASARGGTHWSQREALVTAPMQARRLAAEGGSESEDEQGVARPGETTATPSTPLPPRPSVLMELRSPSTPGGSEPASSAALQAGSLSPPQLIQSQRSPTGSSSPLLRTSMQESSERPGSPSTKPGSPSGHAKKSPPLPLQEQGRAVPSGEQPPPQPPPPHSPPRVATGREIRERVLRELELRRGSGGETSSRLRPPAKRPSEEARGFDRPGTTGTTGPQVRTALDVLREVTQAKQLKLTAESSSSATASPATETERRPSSPRPTPPPLPRPMSPIRTGKEIMEKVKKERALQRAQMERRHRTEGDATSSVQGQAPLIGPRPRPKSALQTFREVYAAMRSQQTARQVPSRHTSTPASQTHSQPYTSSHPSKTSSPSRASAGFLRGSQFLQEGHGGKGASTASLHSEPGAASMPGPSPKSEPPLLPTQHTEWPRERLPSSSDRGRRSPERGTRGPLGEPSRGIAKMLYAGAPTTVQSHPGSASLEVPAAFGKVEEGPRREPQPFAGMFPFATVAHTAAIGGETPAGMSGPDGNVVPHTALQRVSLSLPPRSTGTAPETPMPRERRPRKQAKPTRYSASYEPHHPSSPAPTPTVSGPLISASTGHSPPQTSSSASPPFPSRSSWQPTGQPLPQRLTLPGQSVLRQMAPVPPAPRGGGPPFPPQEEPLNLCTHARNLPRLPPASVIAHQLGASAAVSAPGVSPSVGSAPSASPPVRLPSPPSLHRRPPSSERRV from the coding sequence ATGCGTTGGTGTGCCCCTGGTGAAACGATAGAGAAGCAAAACCAAATGGAAGTCGGTGAGCCTCCGCAGATAAGTGGGCGCGAAGCGGGAGTTCTCGCAGGAGCTCCTCTTGGCGCTCGCGATGGATTCCGTAGTAGTACAAGCAGTTGTTGTCACGCACTTCGATTTAGAAGATCTGGACCGTATGTGTTTAGTTGTCTTGCTGTGGGATTAATTGCCATTTCATGCGCACCAGAGAGTTTGTGTTTTGAGGCAAGTCTTCCCTTCCTGTTGGCTGGACTTGCGGGTTCAGAGGCTATCGCAGATGGCGGCCCTCTAGCCGTATATGCAAGGACTGTGACGGCCTCTGCCCGCGGTGGAACTCACTGGTCCCAGAGAGAGGCTCTTGTCACGGCCCCGATGCAGGCCAGGCGCTTGGCGGCAGAGGGTGGAAGTGAATCAGAAGACGAGCAGGGTGTCGCGAGGCCGGGAGAAACCACGGCGACACCCAGCACGCCACTGCCACCGCGGCCGTCTGTGCTGATGGAGCTACGCTCTCCTTCCACTCCAGGTGGTTCCGAACCAGCCTCGTCTGCGGCCCTGCAGGCGgggtctttgtctcctccccaATTAATTCAGTCACAGCGGAGCCCGACAGGATCGTCTTCACCGTTACTTAGGACATCCATGCAGGAGTCCTCTGAACGGCCTGGATCACCCTCCACAAAGCCCGGTAGCCCATCCGGacacgcgaagaagagtccGCCTCTACCCCTACAGGAACAAGGTCGCGCTGTACCTTCTGGGGAGCAACCTCCTCCGCAGCCGCCTCCACCTCATTCACCGCCACGTGTGGCTACGGGCAGAGAAATCCGAGAACGGGTGCTCAGAGAGCTAGAACTGAGACGGGGTTCAGGTGGGGAAACGTCATCAAGGCTCAGACCTCCTGCCAAACGGCCAAGCGAGGAGGCTCGTGGCTTTGACAGACCGGGGACTACAGGAACTACAGGACCGCAAGTTCGGACCGCGCTAGATGTTTTGCGCGAGGTGACTCAAGCAAAACAACTAAAGCTCACGGCAGAGTCGTCCTCCAGCGCGACAGCAAGCCCAGCTACTGAGACCGAACGTCGACCAAGCTCCCCTCGACCGACGCCCCCTCCTCTCCCACGTCCAATGTCGCCTATCCGGACAGGCAAAGAAATCATGGAGAAGGTGAAAAAAGAGCGAGCCCTCCAACGTGCACAAATGGAAAGACGACATCgcacagaaggcgacgcaacCTCATCGGTACAAGGACAAGCGCCTCTTATAGGTCCACGACCACGGCCTAAAAGTGCGCTACAGACTTTTCGTGAGGTGTACGCAGCGATGCGGTCGCAACAAACCGCACGACAGGTGCCTTCCAGGCACACATCAACTCCAGCATCTCAGACGCATTCACAACCATATACGTCTTCTCATCCCAGCAAGACGTCGTCACCGAGTCGTGCGAGTGCAGGTTTTTTGAGAGGCAGTCAATTTCTTCAAGAAGGGCATGGTGGGAAAGGCGCGTCAACGGCTTCTCTACACTCCGAGCCTGGCGCTGCGTCTATGCCTGGACCTTCGCCTAAATCCGAACCTCCCCTTCTACCAACACAACACACTGAATGGCCAAGAGAACGGTTACCCAGCTCGTCCGACCGCGGACGTCGTTCTCCTGAAAGGGGTACCCGTGGACCCCTGGGAGAGCCGTCGCGTGGCATCGCCAAGATGCTGTATGCAGGCGCCCCGACAACAGTTCAGTCTCATCCCGGAAGTGCGTCGCTTGAGGTACCTGCGGCATTCGGAAAAGTTGAAGAGGGTCCTCGTAGGGAACCTCAGCCTTTCGCTGGAATGTTTCCTTTTGCCACCGTCGCACATACGGCGGCTATAGGTGGAGAAACTCCGGCAGGCATGTCAGGCCCCGATGGAAACGTAGTTCCACATACTGCTTTGCAGAGagtgtctttgtctctgccccCGCGGTCCACAGGCACAGCTCCTGAAACGCCAATGCCTCGGGAACGTCGGCCACGCAAACAAGCTAAGCCCACCAGGTATTCAGCTTCCTATGAACCACACCATCCTAGTTCTCCAGCTCCCACACCCACTGTTTCTGGGCCGCTCATTTCGGCGTCGACTGGTCACTCGCCCCCGCAGACGagttcctctgcctcgcctccgtTCCCCTCCCGGAGCAGCTGGCAACCAACAGGTCAACCTCTCCCGCAAAGACTCACCTTACCTGGACAGAGCGTCTTGAGGCAGATGGCTCCAGTTCCCCCTGCGCCTCGAGGAGGCGGCCCTCCTTTTCCGCCACAAGAGGAACCCTTGAACTTGTGTACACATGCGAGGAatctgcctcgtcttcccccGGCATCGGTGATCGCCCATCAATTGGGTGCCAGTGCAGCTGTTTCAGCTCCGGGTGTGAGTCCCAGTGTAGGGTCAGCCCCTTCGGCGTCTCCACCTGTGCGATTGCCGTCACCGCCATCGCTTCATCGCCGGCCGCCGAGTAGTGAACGGCGGGTCTAG
- a CDS encoding RNA recognition motif-containing protein (encoded by transcript TGME49_240070): MASPAAPPSRADALAGDLSLPRQPPPPSQEVSPPASMSPPQPPSACSPGRAASPSGGAPETVASAVSEPLTNGSQRAGLAPSPHRAPGRTGISGREEGEKVQGGPRGEKVYGGLQASLFPPLSAATAPPRAHAGVAARSDLVGGPPSLWEVYFTPDSNIPYFYNALSKHVQWHRPLPPKEYVDQLGHPDIPELNAAQTPPPPGVGAKGSPVLYGPLGSNLFVYHIPPEWTEQQFFRHFAPFGNVISCKIQTNAQTGKRSGFGFVSYDNQASAIAAIRAMNGYAACGKFLKVQLKKGEEHLLPPDLAA; this comes from the exons ATGGCTTCCCCTgctgcgccgccttcgcgcGCGGACGCCCTGGCGGGAgacctctctctgccgcggcAGCCTCCGCCTCCGAGCCAGGAAGTTTCTCCTCCCGCGAGCATGTCTCCTCCCCAGCCtcccagtgcatgcagtccaggCCGCGCAGCCAGTCCGAGCGGTGGAGCTCCCGAGACTGTCGcctcagctgtctccgagCCGCTGACGAACGGAAGCCAACGCGCAGGCCTCGCTCCGTCGCCTCATCGGGCACCAGGGAGGACCGGGATCTCTgggcgcgaagaaggcgagaaagttCAGGGAGGACCTCGCGGCGAGAAGGTCTACGGAGGCTTGCAGGCGTCGCtgtttccgcctctctcagccgcgacggcgccgccgcgcgcgcatgcaggcgtcGCCGCGCGCTCAGACCTCGTGGGCGGTCCTCCGAGTCTCTGGGAGGTCTACTTCACTCCGGACTCCAACATTCCTTACTTCTACAACGCCCTCTCCAAACACGTTCAGTGGCACCGTCCCCTGCCTCCGAAGGAATACGTCGACCAGCTCGGACATCCCGACATCCCTGAACTCAACGCAGCTC agacaccgccGCCTCCAGGCGTCGGCGCGAAGGGATCGCCTGTCCTGTACGGCCCTCTGGGAAGCAACTTGTTCGTGTATCACATCCCCCCCGAGTGGACAGAGCAGCAGTTCTTCCGGCATTTCGCACCCTTCGGAAATGTGATTTCCTGTAAAATTCAGACGAACGCTCAGACTGGAAAACGCAGTG GCTTCGGTTTCGTCAGCTACGACAACCAGGCAAGCGCGATCGCGGCGATTCGCGCGATGAATGGAtacgctgcatgcggcaaATTCTTGAAAgtgcagctgaagaagggTGAGGAGCATCTCCTGCCTCCGGACTTGGCGGCGTAG